The Dioscorea cayenensis subsp. rotundata cultivar TDr96_F1 chromosome 19, TDr96_F1_v2_PseudoChromosome.rev07_lg8_w22 25.fasta, whole genome shotgun sequence genome includes a window with the following:
- the LOC120249766 gene encoding protein LSD1, with translation MQSQLVCNGCRSVLLYPRGATNVCCAICNTITHVPPPATEMSQLYCGGCRTLLMYARGATSVRCSCCNTINVARSSGGSPVAHVNCGQCRTTLMYPSGAPSVKCAVCHYVTNVGMNTARVPIPVNRPNGLTTMPPSTSAPPTHSQSQTVVVENPMSVDEKGKLVTNVVVGVTTEKK, from the exons ATGCAGAGTCAACTTGTGTGCAACGGCTGTAGGAGTGTTCTTCTTTATCCGAGGGGAGCTACGAATGTCTGTTGTGCAATATGCAATACCATAACACATGTGCCTCCACCAG CAACGGAGATGTCCCAGCTATATTGCGGAGGCTGCCGAACACTGTTGATGTACGCTCGTGGTGCTACCAGCGTTAGATGTTCTTGCTGTAATACCATAAATGTTGCAAGATCATCAG GAGGAAGTCCGGTTGCTCACGTGAACTGTGGACAGTGTCGCACAACTTTGATGTATCCTTCTGGCGCACCTTCTGTCAAGTGTGCAGTATGCCACTATGTTACAAATGTTGGG ATGAATACCGCGAGGGTACCAATCCCTGTAAACAGGCCTAATGGATTGACAACTATGCCACCATCAACTTCAGCT ccGCCAACACACAGCCAAAGCCAGACAGTAGTTGTTGAGAATCCAATGTCAGTGGATGAAAAGGGGAAACTG GTGACCAATGTGGTTGTCGGAGTCACCACGGAGAAAAAATGA